From Astyanax mexicanus isolate ESR-SI-001 chromosome 16, AstMex3_surface, whole genome shotgun sequence, one genomic window encodes:
- the srsf11 gene encoding serine/arginine-rich splicing factor 11 isoform X3 has protein sequence MDAMAALGMPGPNMNPQSLSAEQLMKLMASIDPKLNPMAAGLNLNPGLKADASNKEIEEAMKRVREAQSLISAAIEPGNKKDDKRKHSRSRSRSRRRRSRSRSKYRRSKSRSRRRSRSRSKRRSKSPRKRRSHSKDRSRRSRSRDRRKEDKGRKRSKTPPKSYSSARRSRSTSRRHRRSRSMSRSPKKSRSPKRRLSRTPSPRRHKKEKKKDKERDRDRERDRRDDRDRNRDKRERSTSKKSKDKEKERDRKSDGEKSDVKVTRDYDEEEQGYDSEREEEQERSSDVASSPQAAGLQADSADDAGRGESDGPSDEQQDEDMDMSD, from the exons ATGGATGCCATGGCTGCACTGGGCATGCCTGGACCCAATATGAACCCCCAG TCTTTGTCTGCAGAGCAGTTGATGAAGCTGATGGCATCGATAGATCCCAA GTTGAACCCTATGGCTGCTGGTTTAAATCTAAACCCTGGGTTGAAGGCAGATGCATCGAACAAGGAGATCGAGGAGGCCATGAAGAGGGTGAGGGAGGCCCAGTCACTCATCTCAGCTGCCATTGAGCCTGGAA ATAAGAAAGATGACAAAAGAAAGCATTCAAGATCAAGGTCAAGGTCACGAAGGAGGAGATCAAGGTCTCGCTCCAAATACAG ACGCTCCAAGAGCCGCTCCCGGCGGAGGTCCCGCTCCAGGAGCAAGAGGAGGTCAAAGAGCCCCAGAAAGAGGAGATCTCACTCCAAGGACAGAAGCAGACGTTCTAGATCAAG gGATAGAAGGAAGGAGGACAAGGGGAGGAAACGCTCTAAAACCCCGCCGAAAAGCTACAGCAGTGCCAGACGCTCCCGCAGCACCAGCCG ACGCCACAGGAGGAGCCGCAGCATGTCCCGCTCTCCAAAGAAGTCCAGATCTCCCAAAAGGAGGCTCTCCAGAACTCCCTCTCCCAGGAG GcataaaaaggagaagaagaaggataaGGAGCGGGACAGGGATCGGGAGCGGGACAGGCGAGACGACCGCGACCGAAACCGAGATAAGAGGGAACGTTCCACCAGCAAGAAGAGCAAAGACAAGGAGAAGGAGCGAGACCGCAAGTCTGATGGAGAGAAGAGCGATGTGAAG GTGACGAGGGATTATGATGAAGAGGAGCAGGGCTATGACAGCGAGCGAGAGGAAGAGCAGGAGAGGAGTTCAGACGTGGCTTCGTCTCCTCAGGCGGCCGGGCTACAGGCCGACAGCGCTGATGACGCAGGGAGAGGGGAGTCTGACGGCCCCAGCGACGAGCAGCAGGACGAGGACATGGACATGAGCGACTGA
- the srsf11 gene encoding serine/arginine-rich splicing factor 11 isoform X1 has translation MNSSTNVVQVTNVSPSATSEQMRTLFGFLGNIEELKLFPPDDSPLPVTSRVCFVKFLESESVGVSQHLTNTVFVDRALIVVPFAEGVIPDESKALSLLAPANAVAGLLPGGGLLPTPNPVPSIGGVPLGSLGGPAMDAMAALGMPGPNMNPQSLSAEQLMKLMASIDPKLNPMAAGLNLNPGLKADASNKEIEEAMKRVREAQSLISAAIEPGNKKDDKRKHSRSRSRSRRRRSRSRSKYRRSKSRSRRRSRSRSKRRSKSPRKRRSHSKDRSRRSRSRDRRKEDKGRKRSKTPPKSYSSARRSRSTSRRHRRSRSMSRSPKKSRSPKRRLSRTPSPRRHKKEKKKDKERDRDRERDRRDDRDRNRDKRERSTSKKSKDKEKERDRKSDGEKSDVKVTRDYDEEEQGYDSEREEEQERSSDVASSPQAAGLQADSADDAGRGESDGPSDEQQDEDMDMSD, from the exons ATGAACAGCAGCACGAACGTGGTTCAGGTCACCAATGTTTCTCCCAGCGCCACATCCGAGCAGATGAGGACCCTGTTTGGGTTCCTGGGGAACATCGAGGAGCTCAAGCTCTTCCCTCCAGA TGATTCTCCCTTGCCTGTGACTTCACGTGTCTGTTTTGTAAAGTTCCTCGAATCTGAATCAGTTGGAGTTTCCCAGCATCTGACGAACACGGTCTTCGTGGACAGAGCCCTGATCGTTGTCCCATTCGCTGAAG GTGTGATTCCTGATGAGTCTAAAGCTCTGTCCCTGCTGGCTCCAGCCAATGCTGTTGCAGGATTGCTGCCAGGGGGTGGGCTTCTCCCCACACCCAATCCAGTGCCATCT ATTGGTGGTGTTCCTCTTGGCAGTCTGGGAGGGCCTGCCATGGATGCCATGGCTGCACTGGGCATGCCTGGACCCAATATGAACCCCCAG TCTTTGTCTGCAGAGCAGTTGATGAAGCTGATGGCATCGATAGATCCCAA GTTGAACCCTATGGCTGCTGGTTTAAATCTAAACCCTGGGTTGAAGGCAGATGCATCGAACAAGGAGATCGAGGAGGCCATGAAGAGGGTGAGGGAGGCCCAGTCACTCATCTCAGCTGCCATTGAGCCTGGAA ATAAGAAAGATGACAAAAGAAAGCATTCAAGATCAAGGTCAAGGTCACGAAGGAGGAGATCAAGGTCTCGCTCCAAATACAG ACGCTCCAAGAGCCGCTCCCGGCGGAGGTCCCGCTCCAGGAGCAAGAGGAGGTCAAAGAGCCCCAGAAAGAGGAGATCTCACTCCAAGGACAGAAGCAGACGTTCTAGATCAAG gGATAGAAGGAAGGAGGACAAGGGGAGGAAACGCTCTAAAACCCCGCCGAAAAGCTACAGCAGTGCCAGACGCTCCCGCAGCACCAGCCG ACGCCACAGGAGGAGCCGCAGCATGTCCCGCTCTCCAAAGAAGTCCAGATCTCCCAAAAGGAGGCTCTCCAGAACTCCCTCTCCCAGGAG GcataaaaaggagaagaagaaggataaGGAGCGGGACAGGGATCGGGAGCGGGACAGGCGAGACGACCGCGACCGAAACCGAGATAAGAGGGAACGTTCCACCAGCAAGAAGAGCAAAGACAAGGAGAAGGAGCGAGACCGCAAGTCTGATGGAGAGAAGAGCGATGTGAAG GTGACGAGGGATTATGATGAAGAGGAGCAGGGCTATGACAGCGAGCGAGAGGAAGAGCAGGAGAGGAGTTCAGACGTGGCTTCGTCTCCTCAGGCGGCCGGGCTACAGGCCGACAGCGCTGATGACGCAGGGAGAGGGGAGTCTGACGGCCCCAGCGACGAGCAGCAGGACGAGGACATGGACATGAGCGACTGA
- the sirt7 gene encoding NAD-dependent protein deacetylase sirtuin-7, whose translation METQTEGAVLSRAERKALEKEKIIQKETQRETFNLVSRILKKSECERTEEEISLLHSHQETVQELNKRWVRRNTLKRKQEELFDDEDELRTKVKQLAEAMRQAQHAVIYTGAGISTAASIPDYRGPNGVWTQLQKGRTVMASDLSDADPTLTHMCIRMLHKIKMVQHVVSQNCDGLHLRSGLPRPALSELHGNMFIEVCVSCSPVREIIRLFDVTERTALHRHGTGRRCPHCGAELKDTIVHFGERGTLEQPLNWKGAAEAAEQADLILCLGSSLKVLKKYACLWSMKKPAAKRPKLYIVNLQWTPKDDLATLKINGKCDDVMRLLMEELCTEIPKYNRAEDPIFHLATPLTPHEKDSHTRKILAPPAALEDSEPNSNSGNEAEDNVIKGGWFGRGCSKSRKKRKAT comes from the exons ATGGAGACCCAAACAGAAGGTGCTGTGCTTTCCCGAGCAGAGAGAAAAGCTCTGGAAAAGGAGAAAATCATTCAGaaagagactcagagagagaccTTTAATCTG GTTTCCAGAATACTGAAGAAATCTGAGTGTGAGCGGACAGAAGAGGAGATTTCTCTGCTTCACTCTCACCAAGAAACTGTCCAAGAGCTAAACAAGCGATGGGTCAGAAGAAACACCTTGAAGAGGAAGCAAGAAGAG CTGTTTGATGATGAGGACGAATTGAGGACCAAAGTGAAACAGCTGGCTGAAGCCATGCGTCAAGCTCAGCATGCTGTCATCTACACAGGAGCCGGTATCAGCACG GCCGCATCCATCCCAGATTACCGTGGCCCAAACGGAGTATGGACCCAGCTGCAGAAGGGACGGACTGTTAT GGCTTCTGACCTCAGTGATGCAGACCCGACTCTGACGCACATGTGCATCCGGATGTTACACAAAATCAAAATG GTTCAACATGTGGTCTCCCAAAACTGTGACGGCCTCCACCTGCGCAGTGGCCTTCCCAGACCCGCCCTTTCTGAGCTACATGGGAATATGTTCATAGAG GTCTGTGTCTCATGTTCTCCAGTACGGGAGATCATTCGACTGTTTGACGTGACCGAGCGCACAGCGCTGCACAGGCACGGAACAGGCAGGAGGTGTCCCCACTGCGGAGCAGAGCTGAAGGACACCATCGTGCACTTTGGAGAGCGAGGCACCCTGGAACAACCCCTCAACTGGAAAGGTGCTGCCGAGGCTGCAGAGCAGGCTGACCTCATCCTCTGCCTCGGCTCCAGTCTGAAG GTCCTGAAGAAGTATGCATGCTTGTGGTCTATGAAGAAGCCAGCAGCTAAAAGACCAAAGCTGTACATCGTCAACTTACAG TGGACACCAAAAGATGACTTGGCCACtcttaaaataaatggaaaatgtgatgatgtgatgcgTCTTCTGATGGAAGAATTGTGCACTGAAATCCCAAAATACAACAG AGCAGAGGACCCTATCTTCCACTTAGCCACACCCCTTACGCCACATGAAAAGGACAGTCACACTCGTAAAATTCTAGCACCCCCTGCTGCCCTGGAGGACTCTGAGCCAAATTCAAATTCAGGGAATGAAGCTGAAGACAATGTAATAAAGGGTGGGTGGTTTGGACGAGGCTGCAGCAAATCAAGGAAGAAAAGGAAAGCAACGTAG
- the srsf11 gene encoding serine/arginine-rich splicing factor 11 isoform X2 — MLELSVHLAKAFIFSSSDSPLPVTSRVCFVKFLESESVGVSQHLTNTVFVDRALIVVPFAEGVIPDESKALSLLAPANAVAGLLPGGGLLPTPNPVPSIGGVPLGSLGGPAMDAMAALGMPGPNMNPQSLSAEQLMKLMASIDPKLNPMAAGLNLNPGLKADASNKEIEEAMKRVREAQSLISAAIEPGNKKDDKRKHSRSRSRSRRRRSRSRSKYRRSKSRSRRRSRSRSKRRSKSPRKRRSHSKDRSRRSRSRDRRKEDKGRKRSKTPPKSYSSARRSRSTSRRHRRSRSMSRSPKKSRSPKRRLSRTPSPRRHKKEKKKDKERDRDRERDRRDDRDRNRDKRERSTSKKSKDKEKERDRKSDGEKSDVKVTRDYDEEEQGYDSEREEEQERSSDVASSPQAAGLQADSADDAGRGESDGPSDEQQDEDMDMSD, encoded by the exons ATGTTAGAACTGTCTGTACATCTTGCAAAAGCCTTTATATTTTCTTCCAGTGATTCTCCCTTGCCTGTGACTTCACGTGTCTGTTTTGTAAAGTTCCTCGAATCTGAATCAGTTGGAGTTTCCCAGCATCTGACGAACACGGTCTTCGTGGACAGAGCCCTGATCGTTGTCCCATTCGCTGAAG GTGTGATTCCTGATGAGTCTAAAGCTCTGTCCCTGCTGGCTCCAGCCAATGCTGTTGCAGGATTGCTGCCAGGGGGTGGGCTTCTCCCCACACCCAATCCAGTGCCATCT ATTGGTGGTGTTCCTCTTGGCAGTCTGGGAGGGCCTGCCATGGATGCCATGGCTGCACTGGGCATGCCTGGACCCAATATGAACCCCCAG TCTTTGTCTGCAGAGCAGTTGATGAAGCTGATGGCATCGATAGATCCCAA GTTGAACCCTATGGCTGCTGGTTTAAATCTAAACCCTGGGTTGAAGGCAGATGCATCGAACAAGGAGATCGAGGAGGCCATGAAGAGGGTGAGGGAGGCCCAGTCACTCATCTCAGCTGCCATTGAGCCTGGAA ATAAGAAAGATGACAAAAGAAAGCATTCAAGATCAAGGTCAAGGTCACGAAGGAGGAGATCAAGGTCTCGCTCCAAATACAG ACGCTCCAAGAGCCGCTCCCGGCGGAGGTCCCGCTCCAGGAGCAAGAGGAGGTCAAAGAGCCCCAGAAAGAGGAGATCTCACTCCAAGGACAGAAGCAGACGTTCTAGATCAAG gGATAGAAGGAAGGAGGACAAGGGGAGGAAACGCTCTAAAACCCCGCCGAAAAGCTACAGCAGTGCCAGACGCTCCCGCAGCACCAGCCG ACGCCACAGGAGGAGCCGCAGCATGTCCCGCTCTCCAAAGAAGTCCAGATCTCCCAAAAGGAGGCTCTCCAGAACTCCCTCTCCCAGGAG GcataaaaaggagaagaagaaggataaGGAGCGGGACAGGGATCGGGAGCGGGACAGGCGAGACGACCGCGACCGAAACCGAGATAAGAGGGAACGTTCCACCAGCAAGAAGAGCAAAGACAAGGAGAAGGAGCGAGACCGCAAGTCTGATGGAGAGAAGAGCGATGTGAAG GTGACGAGGGATTATGATGAAGAGGAGCAGGGCTATGACAGCGAGCGAGAGGAAGAGCAGGAGAGGAGTTCAGACGTGGCTTCGTCTCCTCAGGCGGCCGGGCTACAGGCCGACAGCGCTGATGACGCAGGGAGAGGGGAGTCTGACGGCCCCAGCGACGAGCAGCAGGACGAGGACATGGACATGAGCGACTGA
- the rbbp9 gene encoding serine hydrolase RBBP9: MPLKRVVIVPGNGAGDVVHCNWYGWAHKQINKIPGLSSHLKNMPDPVTARESIWLPFMENDLLCDEETVIIGHSSGAAAAMRYGETHKVFGIILVGAYTSDLGDENERESGYFSRPWEWEKIRANVKHIVQFGSTDDPFLPWEEQQEVADGLKAELHKYTDRGHFQNTHFPELINAVQKLTKAE; the protein is encoded by the exons ATGCCTCTGAAGAGAGTTGTGATTGTTCCAGGCAATGGTGCAGGGGACGTGGTGCACTGTAACTGGTATGGATGGGCCCATAAGCAGATTAATAAG ATTCCAGGTTTGTCCAGCCATTTGAAGAACATGCCAGACCCAG TGACTGCCAGGGAGAGCATATGGCTGCCCTTTATGGAGAATGACCTGCTGTGTGATGAAGAAACAGTGATCATTGGTCACAGCTCTGGAGCTGCTGCAGCTATGAG ATATGGTGAGACGCACAAGGTATTTGGTATCATTCTGGTGGGAGCCTACACCTCAGACCTGGGagatgagaatgagagagagagtg GGTATTTCAGCCGGCCGTGGGAATGGGAGAAGATCAGAGCAAACGTGAAGCATATCGTTCAGTTCGGATCAACAGATGATCCTTTCCTACCCTGGGAGGAGCAGCAGGAAGTAGCTGATGGACTGAAGGCAGAGCTTCACAAATACACAGACCGTGGACATTTTCAAAACACACACTTCCCAGAGCTCATCAATGCTGTCCAGAAACTGACAAAAGCTGAATGA